The Penicillium psychrofluorescens genome assembly, chromosome: 2 nucleotide sequence TCGATATATGCAACCGCTCTTACGATTGTGGTGTGCATTCGTGTCAGAAGGGCTGCCATCCACAAGAGTCGCACCCCACTCATTGCCCCAGGTCACCGGACGTGGTGAAACATTGCCCCTGTGGCAAGAGTGTATTATCTGGTATCCCTGGGTTTACCCCTCGGTCTTCCTGCAAAGACCCCATTCCCAATTGCAGCGAGCCATGCGGCAAGATGCTGCCCTGCGGCCATTCCTGCGATCAAATCTGTCACACCGGTCCTTGCGGGTCATGCTTGCGGCGCATCCCGATTCAATGCCAGTGTGGCCGTACGACATCTACGACTATATGCCATCAAGGCAATATGCAGCCTCCTCAGTGTTTCCGCGTATGCAAAACGACTCTGCATTGCGGTCGCCACGCTTGCTCTGAAAGATGCTGTCCCGGAGAACAGAGGGCCATTGAACGCCAAGCTGCTCGCCGCAAGCTCAAACCACACCTTCGTCCCATTGACGAAGACATCGAGGCAGAGCATATCTGCACCAGGGTTTGTGGTCGAACGCTGAAATGCGGGAGACACACCTGCCCGGAGCTCTGTCACAAGGGTGCCTGCAACACCTGCAGGGAAGCGATCTTCGAGGAGATCGCGTGTAATTGCGGACGCTCGATCTTGTTTCCTCTCCAGCCTTGTGGCACGCAGCCACCGCGATGCTCGTTCCAGTGTGAACGCCCTAAGCCATGCGGTCACCCCCAGACCACGCACAACTGCCATGCCGACGACGAAAGCTGTCCGAAGTGCCCATTCctgacggagaaggagtgCCAATGCGGCAAGAAGGTGCTGAAAAATGTGCCCTGCTGGCTGGCAGATGCGCGCTGCGGTCAGGTATGCGGGCAGCCACTCAAATGCGGCTCTCACTCCTGTCGGAAAGACTGTCATCGTCCTGGTGAATGCGAAGACTCCACCAAGCCCTGCCAACAGGCGTGTGGCAAGACCAAGACGCTCTGTGGCCATCCCTGCGCCGAACCCTGCCACGCGCCTTACCCGTGTCCAGAAAAGGCCCCCTGctcgtccatcatcacaGTAACATGTAGCTGTGGACGACTTCGACAGGACAAACGCTGCAATGCTGCCAAGGCAGTCACGTCCAAGGGCCAAGTGCAACAACCGCAGCGCATGCCCGAGCTCTCCCCACTGACCTGCGACGACGAATGTTCGCGTCTCGAGCGGAACCGCTCCCTAGCCTCCGCCCTCGGCGTCGACATCAACCAATCGACCACAATCCAaaccatcaccgccacgAACCTCCCCTACTCCAGCGAAACACTAGATCAATACATCCAACTCGCCTCCTCGGCACCACTGTCGACTCTCCAGACCTACGAATCAAGCCTACACTCCCTGGCAGCCTCAACATCGCAGCGCTCATTCCGCTTCCAGCCCGCAAAATCCACCCTGCGCGCCTTCGCCCACTCCCTCGCAACTGATTGGGGGTTCGTAACAGAAAGCCACGACCCAGACCCGCACCGCCATGTTTTCGTGCTGAAACCCCTCTCCTGGACACCCCCAGTCTTCGGCCTAGGCAGCAGCAGTTCTGCAATCGGAATCGGCGGCATGAGCGTCCGCGAGTGCGTCAAgctgcgcgagcgcgagcGTACCAAGGAATCGGAGGCCCGCCGCGTCGCTGCTCTTGAAGCAAAAGCCGCGCGTGATGCACTGAGAACGCAGTCTGCTTCTGGGGAAGGCGGCTGGGCGCAAGTTGCCTCGCGCGGCAAGAAGGATGGGACCAGTTCGGCGAGCACAAGGAGCACGACTCCCGTTCCGGCGCATCAGGGCCTGTTTAATGGCGGGTCTATGtttgcggcgctggcgggTGATAATGCGGGGGgagggatgaagaagaaggaaagactTGTTCTGCGCTCGGGGATTGGGGCGGGGAAGTCTTTGCGTGcgctgcagcagcagcaggctaATGTGGAGGTTGTGGATAGttgggaggaggcggaggagaaggaggagcaggttgAGCGGGAACAAGAGGAGATTGAGCCTGGCCTTGAGCTTAAGTATGGGCAGGAGAAGATAGATGGGGATGGAGTTGCTCAGGTGCAGGATCAAGATGAGGCGGTTGAAGATTCGGAGTCTTCTATGAAACCGGGTGATGATAGTGGCTCCCCTGTTCTGGAAGAGAGCCAAGTTTCCGTGGCTGatgctgatgatgctgattACTTGATTGTCTGATCATTCGAATATTTGCATTGGGTTGTGCTGAgctattttttttttttttttcgtgTCTGCATTTTCTGAGTGCCATGCTTCGCATAAAGTGAGTTTGTAAAAACGGAGCGATAAAACTGAAATAGCTGCGATCGATATTTCATCTTATGATACACAAATAATGTACAACAACGCACACAAAGCACATCTATCAAGTCTATAAACTATACCGTGTCATCTCACGAAAAACCTCGGTACTCGTGCTTGATACTCTGCatctcgatggccttgaatTTCTCTCTTGGGTTGTTCCTTCTGCGCCCAGACATACCACGATCCCAGGGTAAGCAATGTGCGCGGAATAGCTACGACCCTAAAGGGCCAGGGCCGGAAACGTTCGGAGATAGTGAATCCAGAGCTTCCATCACCGGAAGAGAACAGGTTCATGCCCACAAATGTCTGTCGCTATTCTCATCAGTATGGTTACCAGGTTGATGTATTCGTCCCTGGTGGCACTCACAGAAACAAAACTAGCAGGCAGATACGCCTGGCGCGGTTTGACCTCCACACTGCCCGTTTCTCGTTTAAGTATCTCGCGGAAGAGGCGGCGAGAGATACACTCTCGCAGGGGTAAGATTCGCACCCGTTGCCTTCAGAGCGGCAAGATGATAGCTAAAAAGGGCCAAGTCCCTCTTTTTGTTCAATGCAACGCGTCGAAATATAGCTTGATGGCCTCGTAAGACCCCAGATAGATTGCACTTCCCGCACCCGCCGCGACGCAGGTCAGAATGGAGCCTCTGAACAAAACCGAAATGCCCTCTTGGCGAACTATCTGTGCTGCGAAGGCAAAGACCTTTGGCGCAGCACGGGATGGTTTGTGTGCGGTCGATGCGGCCTCGGTGATGGCAGAAGGACTAAAGTGAGTGTTCGCCGGTCTACGACCGGCGGCAAGTCTCATTCTGGTCTTGATCACGTCCGCGGGGACAAAAGCCCAGGATGAGAAGCACCCTGCAATAGCGGCACAGAGAGCGCTCGTCTGGACTTGCTGCAGGATATCATTCGGCTGCCTGTTGGGATTGGCGAGCCAATTCGATTTGAGGGATTCATAGATCCAGAAAGTGAGAGAGACGCATGGCAGCTGAccggcggccagcatggtgTAGCCGGTCCACAGTGTCGATGGACGGTTGGCGAATTGCCTGAGGACCTGCGCTGTAGGAGACTTGGCCCGACCATGGGAACTCTGGACAACCTGTGCGTTCTGCTTGAGGACTTGTGCAGGATTCATAATAGCACACGAGACCAGCTCAGCAACCGCACTGCTGGCGGCATAGCTCACCGACTGCGGGATTCCTTGGAGGTGTCcggccttctgggccttgtcGAAGGCAGACTTGCAGGATTCGTACGTGGTGAAGAAAGCAATAGACGCCGGGATACTCGCTATCACGGTAGGGCCGAACCCTTGATAGAGGCCCATGTACAGTTTGCGGGTGACTGATCCCTGTGCCTTTTTGTACTGCAATGCGTCCGCTGACTGGATTCGAGTGATGACCGTGTCGAGCGGATGGATGACCGTTTCCACGAGACC carries:
- a CDS encoding uncharacterized protein (ID:PFLUO_002625-T1.cds;~source:funannotate); the encoded protein is MPELSPLTCDDECSRLERNRSLASALGVDINQSTTIQTITATNLPYSSETLDQYIQLASSAPLSTLQTYESSLHSLAASTSQRSFRFQPAKSTLRAFAHSLATDWGFVTESHDPDPHRHVFVLKPLSWTPPVFGLGSSSSAIGIGGMSVRECVKLRERERTKESEARRVAALEAKAARDALRTQSASGEGGWAQVASRGKKDGTSSASTRSTTPVPAHQGLFNGGSMFAALAGDNAGGGMKKKERLVLRSGIGAGKSLRALQQQQANVEVVDSWEEAEEKEEQVEREQEEIEPGLELKYGQEKIDGDGVAQVQDQDEAVEDSESSMKPGDDSGSPVLEESQVSVADADDADYLIV
- a CDS encoding uncharacterized protein (ID:PFLUO_002626-T1.cds;~source:funannotate), producing MSVGNGAVVAVAAGVAAGLVETVIHPLDTVITRIQSADALQYKKAQGSVTRKLYMGLYQGFGPTVIASIPASIAFFTTYESCKSAFDKAQKAGHLQGIPQSVSYAASSAVAELVSCAIMNPAQVLKQNAQVVQSSHGRAKSPTAQVLRQFANRPSTLWTGYTMLAAGQLPCVSLTFWIYESLKSNWLANPNRQPNDILQQVQTSALCAAIAGCFSSWAFVPADVIKTRMRLAAGRRPANTHFSPSAITEAASTAHKPSRAAPKVFAFAAQIVRQEGISVLFRGSILTCVAAGAGSAIYLGSYEAIKLYFDALH